In one Echinicola marina genomic region, the following are encoded:
- a CDS encoding TetR/AcrR family transcriptional regulator codes for MEKKKKISTKNKIINAAIKLYNENGAQNVTSRHIAAELGISHGNLDYHFNNREALLLAIYDHMRKEMGPSYSAKEEGKNAFEQFHLLLQHLEKFQTYYSFFNLDILEISRANPKVSKVLQETLELRKSQIRDYFGRFVKEGLMEDRMDSTYLRLQHTIRILITFWLSQKEVLSNYAFNEAGEMSLHIWELMEPYMTKEGKVTYKDLITSK; via the coding sequence ATGGAGAAAAAAAAGAAAATTTCAACAAAGAATAAGATTATCAATGCTGCTATAAAGCTGTACAATGAGAATGGGGCACAAAATGTCACCAGCAGACATATTGCCGCTGAGCTTGGCATCAGTCATGGAAATTTGGACTACCATTTCAATAATCGCGAAGCCCTTTTATTGGCGATTTACGATCATATGAGGAAAGAAATGGGACCATCCTATTCTGCAAAGGAGGAAGGTAAAAACGCATTTGAACAGTTTCATTTGCTATTGCAGCATTTGGAAAAATTTCAGACCTATTATTCCTTCTTTAACTTAGATATATTAGAAATCTCCCGAGCCAATCCAAAAGTCAGCAAGGTACTTCAAGAAACCTTGGAACTGAGAAAAAGTCAAATCAGAGATTACTTTGGCCGCTTTGTAAAAGAAGGCCTGATGGAAGATAGGATGGACTCCACCTATTTGAGGCTTCAGCATACCATCCGAATTCTTATTACCTTTTGGCTTTCTCAAAAAGAAGTGCTCTCAAACTACGCTTTTAATGAAGCTGGAGAAATGTCACTTCACATTTGGGAACTGATGGAACCTTATATGACCAAGGAGGGAAAAGTCACCTATAAAGACTTAATAACAAGCAAATAA
- a CDS encoding peptide-methionine (S)-S-oxide reductase, producing the protein MLLKIGFGGGCHWCTEAVFQSLMGVEQVDQGWISSHPPFNGFSEAVIVHFDPKQISLHDLIEIHLHTHSSTSNHSQRSKYRSAVYCLLPEQREKALGSIDLLQRDFDSEIITQVLEYNEFRKNRDSYCNYYLNRKDAPFCRQYIHPKLELLREKYGKLQKRGFS; encoded by the coding sequence ATGCTTTTGAAAATTGGTTTTGGGGGAGGCTGCCACTGGTGTACGGAAGCCGTATTCCAATCCCTAATGGGAGTGGAACAAGTTGATCAAGGCTGGATTTCCAGTCATCCTCCTTTCAATGGTTTTTCGGAGGCTGTCATCGTCCATTTCGATCCCAAACAAATATCCCTCCATGATTTGATCGAAATTCATTTGCATACACATTCATCCACATCAAACCATTCTCAAAGAAGTAAATACCGTTCGGCTGTATATTGCCTTTTGCCTGAGCAAAGGGAAAAAGCCTTAGGGTCTATTGATTTGCTTCAAAGGGATTTTGATTCTGAAATCATTACCCAAGTTTTGGAATACAATGAATTCAGGAAAAACAGAGATTCATACTGTAATTATTATTTGAATAGAAAAGATGCACCATTTTGCAGGCAGTATATTCATCCAAAACTGGAATTGCTCAGAGAAAAATATGGTAAATTACAAAAGAGAGGCTTTTCATAG